The Aquipuribacter sp. SD81 DNA segment GTGAGGATGGGCGGGATCGCGAACACCGTGAGCGCGATGACGGACACGAGCGTCGCCTGTCCCACGCTGAAGGGCCCGATCACGAGGATGACGAGCAGCGCGAGCGTCGGCACCGCGCGCCCCAGGTTGGCCAGCGCCGTGGCGAAGGCACCGCCCCGGCCGATGTGGCCGAGCCACAGCGCGACCGGCAGCGCGACGGCCGTGGCGACGAGCACGGACACGAGCGAGACCCACACGTGCTCCCACACGCGGGTGTCGATACCGCCCGGACCGCCGTAGTTGGCGGGGTCGAGGAACCACGCGACCGTCCGGCCGAGGACGCTGTCGCTCATGCGGCCGCCCTCCCCCGGCTCCACGGCGTCAGCAGCTTCTGCGCGAGCAGCAGCAGGCCGTCCAGCACGAGGGCGAGCGCGACGACGAGGACCGTCGCGGTGAGCACCTCGGCGCGGAAGCTGCTCGACAGGCCCTGGAAGATGAAGTTGCCGAGCGCGCCGTAGCCGATCAGCGACCCGACCGTGGCGAGCGCGACCGTCGACACCGTGGCGATGCGGATGCCCGCGACGATCGTCGGCACGGCGAGCGGGAGCTCGACCGACCACAGCCGTCGCAGCGGGGTCAGCCCCATCCCGTCGGCGGCGTCGACCGCGTCGGCCGGCACCTCCTGCAGCCCGGTGAGGATGTTCCGCAGCAGGATCGCGAGGCTGTAGATCGCGAGGCCGATGATCACCGTCGTCTGGCTGAGCCCCGTGACCCCCAGCAGGAGGATGAACAGGGCGAGCGACGGGATCGTGTAGAGGATCGTCGCCGCCCCGACCACGAGACCCTCCAGCAGCCGCGAGCGGCGGGCGAGCAGGGCGAGCGGCATGGCGACGACGAAGCCGAGCGCCACCGCGGCGACCGTCACGTACACGTGGTTGCCCAGCGCGTCGAGCAGCAGGTCCTGGCGGGTCCGCACGTACTCGGGGCAGATCCACGCGTTGCGCTGCAGGCACGACTCGGCGACGCTCATCGGGTGAGCGACCAGGGTGACCGGCACCTCCGCGACGCTACCGGCGACGCCGCGCCGGCGCCCGACCAGGCCGACGTCATGATCCGGCTCCGCGGTGTCCGCAAGGAGTACGCCGACGGCACGGTCGCGGTCGAGGCGCTCGACCTCGACGTGCGGCGCGGGGAGCTCGTCGCGCTCGTCGGGCCGTCCGGCTGCGGCAAGTCGACGATCCTCCGCATGGTCAACCGGCTCATCGAGCCGAGCGGCGGGTCGATCGAGGTCGACGGCACCGACGTCATCCACGCCGACGGGCCGACCATGCGCCGCGGCATCGGCTACGTCATCCAGTCCGGCGGGCTGTTCCCCCACCGCACGGTGCGCGACAACGTGTCGACCGTGCCGCGCCTGGTCGGCTGGGACAAGCAGCGGACCCGTACGCGCGTCGACGAGCTGCTCGGCCTCGTGGGCCTCGACGCCGAGCGCCACGGCCCCCGCTACCCGCACGAGCTGTCCGGCGGGCAGCGGCAACGGGTCGGCGTCGCACGCGCGCTCGCGGTCGACCCGCCCGTGCTGCTCATGGACGAGCCGTTCGGCGCCGTCGACCCGCTGGTGCGCGACCGGCTGCAGATCGAGTTCCGGCGGCTCCAGCAGCGCCTGGGCACCACGGTGCTGCTCGTCACGCACGACATCGACGAGGCGGTCCGGATCGCCGACCGGGTCGCGGTGCTGAGCGTCGGCGGGCACCTCGAGCAGTTCGACGCGCCCGCGGTCGTGCTCGGTGCACCCGCCTCCGACTTCGTCGCGGACTTCGTCGGCGCGGACCGCGGGCTGCGGCGCCTCGCCGTCACCCCGATCCGCGACGAGGACCTCGTGCACCCTCCCGTCGTGCAGGTCGGCGACAGCACCGACGAGGTGCTCCGCCTGCTCGAGGCGTCCGACCTCGACTACGCCGTCGTGCTCGACGGCGACGACCTGCGCGGCTGGGTGTCGCAGGACGGCCTGCGGCGGGGGGCGACGGTCGGTGAGGTGCGCCGCCGCTTCGACGAGACCGTCGACGTGCGCGACAGCCTCAAGACCGGTTTCAGCGAGATCGTGCAGCACGACGCCGGCTGGCTGCCGGTGCTCGACGGCGACCGCTACCTCGGCGTCCTCACGCCGGAGTCCGTGCACACGGCCCTGCGACGGCTGCTGCCGGACCGGGTCGACGGCGAGCTTCCCCGCGTGGAGAACCTCGCGGTCTGAGCGCGCCACCGGGACCGCTCGCCCCGGCGCGCCCGCCTCGTCTCGCGGGCCGGGCGGCGCCGGTCCATGCTCGCCGTGGGCCGGCTCGTGCCGGTCCGCCACAGCACCGCACACGGCTGATCCAGGAGGAACCATGGCGCTCGACGACGAGATGACGACCAGCACCGGCGACGGCGGCGCGGACGGCGGCGCCGACGGCGGCGCCCACGGCCCGGCCGACTCCGGCGCCGGGGGCGTCCCCGGTGAGCACGACGGCGGCGCGGACGGCGGCGCGGACGGCGGGGCCGACGGCGGCGCCCACGGCCCGCTCGACAGCGGCGCGGACCGCTGA contains these protein-coding regions:
- a CDS encoding ABC transporter permease — its product is MPVTLVAHPMSVAESCLQRNAWICPEYVRTRQDLLLDALGNHVYVTVAAVALGFVVAMPLALLARRSRLLEGLVVGAATILYTIPSLALFILLLGVTGLSQTTVIIGLAIYSLAILLRNILTGLQEVPADAVDAADGMGLTPLRRLWSVELPLAVPTIVAGIRIATVSTVALATVGSLIGYGALGNFIFQGLSSSFRAEVLTATVLVVALALVLDGLLLLAQKLLTPWSRGRAAA
- a CDS encoding ABC transporter ATP-binding protein — protein: MSDQGDRHLRDATGDAAPAPDQADVMIRLRGVRKEYADGTVAVEALDLDVRRGELVALVGPSGCGKSTILRMVNRLIEPSGGSIEVDGTDVIHADGPTMRRGIGYVIQSGGLFPHRTVRDNVSTVPRLVGWDKQRTRTRVDELLGLVGLDAERHGPRYPHELSGGQRQRVGVARALAVDPPVLLMDEPFGAVDPLVRDRLQIEFRRLQQRLGTTVLLVTHDIDEAVRIADRVAVLSVGGHLEQFDAPAVVLGAPASDFVADFVGADRGLRRLAVTPIRDEDLVHPPVVQVGDSTDEVLRLLEASDLDYAVVLDGDDLRGWVSQDGLRRGATVGEVRRRFDETVDVRDSLKTGFSEIVQHDAGWLPVLDGDRYLGVLTPESVHTALRRLLPDRVDGELPRVENLAV
- a CDS encoding BatC protein yields the protein MALDDEMTTSTGDGGADGGADGGAHGPADSGAGGVPGEHDGGADGGADGGADGGAHGPLDSGADR